In the genome of Monodelphis domestica isolate mMonDom1 chromosome 2, mMonDom1.pri, whole genome shotgun sequence, one region contains:
- the RNF146 gene encoding E3 ubiquitin-protein ligase RNF146 has translation MMAGCGEIDHTINMLPTNKKANESCSNAGPSLTVPECAICLQTCVHPVSLPCKHVFCYLCVKGASWLGKRCALCRQEIPEDFLDKPTLLSPEELKAASRGNGEYAWYYEGRNGWWQYDERTSRELEDAFSKGKKSTEMLIAGFLYVADLENMVQYRRNEHGRRRKIKRDIIDIPKKGVAGLRLDCDSNAVNLARESSADGADNISAQAGASMLPLVSTSVRPLTSLDGQLTSPATPSPDASTSLEDSFAHLQISGDNMAERSHRGEGEEDHEILSSGRVPAPDTSIEETESDASSDSEDVSAHIAQHLPSTQQRHLVPSVNQTATDRPAAGGGAVSASVRSRRPDGQCTVTEV, from the exons AT GATGGCTGGCTGCGGTGAAATTGATCACACAATAAACATGCTTCCAACAAACAAGAAGGCAAATGAGTCCTGTTCTAATGCTGGACCTTCTCTTACTGTCCCTGAATGTGCCATCTGTCTGCAAACATGTGTTCACCCAGTCAGTCTTCCTTGTAAGCATGTATTCTGCTATTTATGTGTAAAGGGAGCTTCATGGCTTGGAAAACGATGTGCACTCTGTCGGCAAGAGATTCCTGAGGACTTTCTTGACAAGCCAACCTTGTTATCAccagaagaactgaaagcagcAAGTAGAGGCAATGGAGAATATGCCTGGTATTATGAAGGAAGGAACGGGTGGTGGCAGTATGATGAACGCACCAGCAGAGAGCTGGAAGATGCTTTCTCCAAAGGTAAAAAGAGCACTGAAATGTTAATTGCTGGGTTTCTATATGTTGCTGATCTTGAAAACATGGTTCAATACAGGAGAAACGAACATGGACGGCGTAGGAAAATTAAACGGGATATAATAGATATACCAAAGAAGGGAGTGGCTGGACTTAGGCTGGACTGTGACTCTAATGCGGTTAATTTAGCAAGAGAGAGCTCTGCAGATGGAGCGGACAATATATCAGCCCAGGCCGGGGCTTCTATGCTGCCTCTAGTGTCTACTTCTGTTAGACCCTTAACTTCACTAGATGGCCAGTTAACAAGCCCTGCAACACCTTCACCTGATGCAAGCACTTCTCTAGAGGACTCTTTTGCGCACTTGCAAATCAGTGGAGACAACATGGCTGAAAGGAGTcacaggggagagggagaggaagaccaTGAAATACTGTCTTCAGGCAGGGTACCAGCACCAGACACctccattgaggaaactgaatcagatGCTAGTAGTGATAGTGAGGATGTATCTGCTCACATTGCACAACATTTGCCCTCAACTCAGCAAAGACATTTGGTTCCAAGTGTAAATCAGACAGCAACTGATAGACCTGCAGCAGGGGGTGGAGCAGTAAGTGCTAGTGTCAGGTCTAGAAGACCTGATGGACAGTGCACAGTAACTGAAGTTTAA